The Castanea sativa cultivar Marrone di Chiusa Pesio chromosome 11, ASM4071231v1 genome contains a region encoding:
- the LOC142615944 gene encoding uncharacterized protein LOC142615944, translating to MFHSIVYRVLSCAADVTDCTQKVQTLRYAEETCYNGRLIIKAFSSVLIPINRLGTLLQLLEQISASLESSTLKVPIYVISSIAEELLAYTNVIPECLCKERQEKESLAQSHGSQCGFCTPGFIMSMYALLRSCQIPPSEVEGTTFCV from the exons ATGTTTCATTCGATAGTCTATAGAGTCCTTTCTTG TGCAGCTGATGTGACAGATTGCACACAGAAGGTTCAGACACTTAGATATGCTGAAGAGACCTGCTACAATGGCAGATTGATCATAAAAGCTTTCAGCTCTGTCCTCATTCCCATCAATCGACTTGGAACTCTTCTGCAGCTTCTGGAGCAGATATCAGCTTCACTAGAATCTTCAACACTGAAG GTTCCTATATATGTTATTTCTTCTATAGCTGAAGAACTATTGGCATACACCAATGTCATTCCAGAATGCCTATGCAAAGAGCGGCAAGAAAAG GAATCATTGGCACAATCTCATGGCTCGCAATGTGGGTTTTGTACTCCGGGTTTTATCATGTCCATGTATGCCTTGCTGAGGTCATGTCAAATACCACCTAGTGAAGTTGAAGGGACAACCTTTTGTGTCTGA
- the LOC142615943 gene encoding uncharacterized protein LOC142615943, which translates to MSIMDLNHKGITWVGNFFQKLEAVCQEVDDIVSKDTVKYVENQLQNIGGNVKKFYSDVVQDAIVDSVKREAQAVALKSNAAIGTYLKSMMGDEKKREVTVIMQSNVQPEAVDLVTKQLPDALNGSHLKSQTPPTSVNSLEEAVIDKTLQKFDDVPTSENPNESTEENAIEEPAPEVLELISPGDEESSEALYSVLYGEKIIQEMRPLSACSSLLAESFSLSGKSPDNSLSALSCNYSGDCVCDNSSKLPSSLPAPIISCKNKSVESGLGSSSSMLSLKSIEEDNSRIKEILSLNESSESALGETSMSFLSYLAPTPQLALFYFLFLFFKCMASDDAELP; encoded by the exons ATGTCCATAATGGATCTGAATCATAAAGGTATAACCTGGGTTGGAAATTTTTTCCAGAAGCTTGAAGCTGTGTGCCAAGAGGTGGATGATATTGTGAGCAAG GATACAGTTAAATATGTTGAAAACCAATTGCAAAATATTGGTGGAAATGTGAAAAAGTTCTATTCTGATGTTGTCCAAGATGCAATAGTGGATTCTGTAAAGCGTGAAGCTCAAGCTGTGGCTTTGAAAAGTAATGCAGCTATTGGCACCTATTTGAAGTCAATGATGGGTGATGAAAAAAAGCGGGAAGTTACTGTCATAATGCAATCAAATGTGCAGCCCGAAGCAGTTGATCTTGTGACAAAACAGCTGCCAGATGCATTAAATGGGTCTCACCTTAAAAGTCAAACTCCTCCAACTTCTGTAAACTCTCTTGAGGAGGCAGTGATTGACAAAACTCTCCAAAAGTTTGATGATGTTCCAACAAGTGAAAATCCAAATGAGAGCACTGAAGAAAATGCAATAGAGGAGCCTGCACCTGAGGTGTTGGAATTAATTTCTCCAGGTGATGAAGAATCCTCTGAAGCTTTATATTCTG TTCTATATGGTGAAAAAATAATACAAGAGATGAGGCCTTTATCTGCCTGCAGTTCCCTGTTAGCAGAATCTTTTAGTCTGTCTGGGAAATCACCTGACAACTCCCTGAGTGCATTATCTTGTAATTATTCTGGTGATTGTGTTTGTGATAATTCCAGTAAGCTCCCCTCTTCTCTGCCAGCTCCAATTATCTCCTGTAAGAATAAGTCAGTCGAGTCTGGACTTGGTTCCTCCAGCAGCATGCTATCATTGAAATCCATTG AAGAAGACAATTCCAGAATTAAGGAAATTTTGTCTCTGAATGAATCATCTGAATCTGCTCTAGGTGAGACTTCCATGAGCTTTCTTTCTTACCTTGCCCCTACCCCTCAGTtggctcttttttattttttatttttattttttaaatg CATGGCTTCTGATGATGCAGAGCTTCCTTGA
- the LOC142615942 gene encoding serine/threonine-protein phosphatase 7 long form homolog — MAAVAEVDDEFGPGPRLPSVLRFLTEHRSSVVWEGQDPGVLKCRGRNEEFRKRSPMVDDRVLDIVKRIGLEGLYRTPFRELDHNLITAFVKRWRPETHTFHLPHGEMTITLQDVEVLLGIPIDGEAIVGTCALKWAVECQEMLGIVTNSVVLKGQRIQIKKLLEKIDQGLPDGAEEGTQFSLTSLAIGSI; from the exons ATGGCTGCTGTTGCTGAGGTGGATGATGAGTTCGGTCCTGGTCCCAGGCTTCCTTCGGTGTTAAGGTTTCTAACAGAACATCGATCATCCGTTGTTTGGGAAGGCCAG GATCCGGGGGTATTGAAATGTCGTGGTCGTAATGAGGAGTTTCGAAAACGAAGCCCGATGGTGGATGATCGCGTCCTCGACATTGTCAAGAGAATTGGATTAGAGGGGCTGTATAGGACCCCATTTAGAGAGCTTGACCATAATTTGATAACGGCCTTTGTTAAGCGATGGCGGCCTGAAACCCACACCTTCCaccttccacatggtgagatgacgATCACATTACAAGACGTGGAGGTTCTGTTGGGGATTCCAATCGATGGTGAGGCAATTGTTGGAACTTGTGCCTTGAAATGGGCTGTTGAATGTCAAGAAATGCTTGGAATTGTTACTAATTCCGTGGTGCTTAAAGGACAGAGGATCCAAATTAAGAAGCTACTTGAAAAAATTGACCAAGGGTTGCCCGATGGTGCAGAAGAG GGGACACAATTTTCGCTGACAAGTCTGGCGATAGGGAGCATATGA